From Thermomonas sp. XSG, one genomic window encodes:
- a CDS encoding glutamate--cysteine ligase, which yields MSGPSTASDTPITGRNQLAEVLASGEKPRDAWRIGTEHEKFGFRLDDLRPPTFDGERGIEALLKGLVRFGWAPYEENGRVIALTRDGASVTLEPAGQLELSGAPLESIHQTCREVGSHLREVREVADELKLGFLGMGFQPKWRRDEMPWMPKGRYKIMRDYMPKVGSLGLDMMTRTCTVQVNLDYASEADMVKKFRVSLALQPIATALFADSPFTEGKPNGYLSYRSHIWTDTDADRTGMLDFVFEDGFGYERYVDYLLDVPMYFSYRDGIYHDASGKSFRDFMQGRLDVLPGALPTLRDWNDHMTTAFPEVRLKKFLEMRGADGGPWGRLCALPAFWVGLLYDDAALDAAWDLVKDFSMVERHALRDGVPKHALGLPFRGGTLRDLARRALEISAAGLRRRAVQDRCGADETGFLDPLVEIVESCKTPAERKLALFHGEWRGSVDPVFCEFSY from the coding sequence ATGTCCGGACCCAGCACAGCCAGCGACACGCCGATCACCGGCCGCAACCAGCTGGCCGAGGTGCTGGCTTCGGGCGAGAAACCGCGCGACGCGTGGCGGATCGGCACCGAGCACGAGAAATTCGGCTTCCGGCTGGATGACCTGCGTCCGCCCACCTTCGATGGCGAGCGTGGCATCGAGGCGCTGCTGAAGGGGCTGGTCCGGTTCGGCTGGGCGCCTTACGAGGAAAACGGCCGGGTGATCGCGCTGACCCGCGATGGCGCGTCGGTGACGCTGGAGCCGGCCGGGCAGCTGGAGCTGTCGGGCGCGCCGCTGGAGTCCATCCACCAGACCTGCAGGGAGGTCGGCAGCCACCTGCGCGAAGTGCGTGAAGTGGCCGACGAGCTCAAGCTCGGCTTCCTCGGCATGGGGTTCCAGCCCAAGTGGCGGCGCGACGAAATGCCGTGGATGCCGAAAGGCCGCTACAAGATCATGCGCGACTACATGCCCAAAGTCGGCAGCCTGGGCTTGGACATGATGACCCGCACCTGCACGGTGCAGGTCAACCTGGACTATGCGTCCGAAGCGGACATGGTGAAGAAGTTCCGCGTCTCGCTGGCGCTGCAGCCGATAGCAACAGCGCTGTTCGCCGACTCGCCGTTCACCGAGGGCAAGCCCAACGGCTACCTCAGCTACCGCTCGCACATCTGGACCGACACCGACGCCGACCGCACCGGCATGCTCGACTTCGTGTTCGAGGATGGCTTCGGCTACGAGCGCTACGTCGATTACCTGCTCGACGTGCCGATGTACTTCAGTTATCGCGACGGCATCTACCACGATGCCAGCGGCAAATCGTTCCGCGACTTCATGCAGGGCCGCCTGGACGTGCTGCCCGGCGCGCTGCCGACCCTGCGCGACTGGAACGATCACATGACCACCGCCTTCCCGGAAGTGCGGTTGAAGAAGTTCCTGGAGATGCGTGGTGCCGACGGCGGCCCGTGGGGCCGGCTGTGCGCGCTGCCGGCCTTCTGGGTGGGCCTGCTGTACGACGACGCGGCGCTGGATGCCGCCTGGGACCTGGTCAAGGATTTCAGCATGGTCGAACGCCACGCCCTGCGCGATGGCGTGCCGAAGCATGCGCTGGGGCTGCCGTTCCGCGGCGGCACGCTGCGCGACCTGGCCCGCCGCGCGCTGGAGATTTCCGCCGCCGGCCTGCGCCGGCGCGCCGTGCAGGACCGCTGCGGCGCCGATGAGACCGGCTTCCTCGATCCGCTGGTGGAGATCGTGGAGTCCTGCAAGACCCCGGCCGAGCGCAAGCTGGCGCTGTTCCACGGCGAATGGCGCGGCAGTGTCGACCCGGTGTTCTGCGAGTTTTCCTACTGA
- the yihA gene encoding ribosome biogenesis GTP-binding protein YihA/YsxC translates to MAAPNPFARAQYLLAAHNYRQLPPDGGFEVAFAGRSNAGKSSALNALCQQNALARVSKTPGRTQQLVFFGLPPHENKYLVDLPGYGYAKVPQDLQAHWQAFLEGYFGSRDALRGLVVVMDVRHPLKEYDRQMLGYAMRRGLPAHVILTKADKLGRGAAGNTLQAVRMELARSFADSVSVQLFSGESKQGVDELRAVVAGWLAI, encoded by the coding sequence ATGGCTGCACCCAATCCGTTCGCGCGCGCCCAGTACCTGCTGGCCGCCCACAATTACCGGCAATTGCCGCCCGATGGCGGCTTCGAAGTGGCCTTCGCCGGCCGCTCCAACGCCGGCAAATCCTCCGCCCTCAACGCGCTCTGCCAGCAGAACGCGCTCGCGCGCGTATCCAAGACCCCCGGCCGCACCCAGCAGCTGGTGTTCTTCGGCCTGCCGCCGCACGAGAACAAATACCTGGTCGACCTGCCGGGCTATGGCTACGCCAAGGTGCCGCAGGACCTGCAGGCGCACTGGCAGGCCTTCCTCGAGGGCTATTTCGGCAGCCGCGACGCCCTGCGCGGGCTGGTGGTGGTGATGGACGTGCGCCACCCGCTGAAGGAATACGACCGGCAGATGCTGGGATACGCCATGCGCCGCGGGTTGCCTGCGCACGTGATCCTGACCAAGGCCGACAAGCTTGGCCGCGGCGCCGCCGGCAACACCCTGCAGGCGGTGCGGATGGAACTGGCGCGGTCGTTCGCCGACAGCGTCAGCGTGCAGCTGTTCTCCGGCGAATCGAAGCAGGGCGTTGACGAACTGCGCGCGGTGGTCGCCGGCTGGCTGGCGATATAG
- a CDS encoding c-type cytochrome, translating to MRPVHALAGVACLALAAAAWAQSEAVAAPDNAPVQTAPLAEKPATWGDAKAGQAKAGACAACHGLDGNAMQQNAPRIAGMPERYIADQLHLFKSGQRTSGMAAIMAPFAGILSAQDMRDVGAWYASQKAGTGVADDTTIAEGPNQGMKFYQVGERLFRSGDPARGLPACMACHGPSGAGNPGPAYPTLHGQDSAYVTRRLEEYRTGTTTYTAPAHFNLMAAVSKSLSDEEIRSLASYVQGLHTRAPGTTKESIAR from the coding sequence ATGCGTCCTGTCCATGCCCTTGCCGGTGTTGCCTGTCTTGCTCTTGCCGCCGCTGCTTGGGCCCAGAGCGAAGCCGTCGCCGCACCCGACAATGCCCCGGTGCAGACCGCGCCGCTGGCCGAGAAGCCCGCCACCTGGGGTGATGCCAAGGCCGGACAGGCCAAGGCCGGCGCCTGCGCGGCCTGCCACGGTCTCGACGGCAACGCGATGCAGCAGAACGCGCCGCGCATCGCCGGCATGCCGGAGCGCTACATCGCCGACCAGCTGCACCTGTTCAAGAGCGGCCAGCGCACCAGCGGCATGGCCGCGATCATGGCCCCGTTCGCCGGCATCCTCAGCGCGCAGGATATGCGCGACGTCGGCGCCTGGTACGCCAGCCAGAAGGCCGGCACCGGCGTGGCCGATGACACCACGATTGCCGAAGGCCCCAATCAGGGCATGAAGTTCTACCAGGTCGGCGAGCGCCTTTTCCGCAGTGGCGACCCGGCCCGCGGCCTGCCGGCCTGCATGGCCTGCCACGGCCCGTCGGGTGCCGGCAACCCCGGTCCGGCCTATCCGACCCTGCACGGCCAGGACTCGGCATACGTGACGCGCCGGCTGGAGGAATACCGCACCGGCACCACCACCTACACCGCGCCGGCGCATTTCAACCTCATGGCCGCGGTCAGCAAGTCGCTGAGCGACGAGGAAATCCGTTCGCTGGCCAGCTACGTGCAGGGCCTGCATACCCGCGCCCCCGGCACCACCAAGGAAAGCATCGCCCGCTGA
- a CDS encoding thioredoxin domain-containing protein, whose protein sequence is MRGLLLTFVLLAATAFAPAQAQRALPGLAEGLQYRYIDNGQPYRALPPGMVEVAEVFAYTCPHCAHFSPMLEAWAKQLPAHARLVLVPGVFSRDDPWSRVFFAAQAAKSLQVLHPRLFAAVHETGELPRNADAGQILAFAGGVQGSNAAALKAAMADDAALLPKLKQAYDFGVRSQLEGTPSLVIAGRYLVLGNSYESLLANARAVVDALAPKKKPAPPRAAPAAKPAAPRS, encoded by the coding sequence ATGCGCGGACTGCTGTTGACGTTCGTCCTGCTTGCCGCCACCGCGTTTGCGCCCGCACAGGCGCAGCGCGCCCTGCCCGGCCTTGCCGAAGGCTTGCAGTACCGCTACATCGACAACGGGCAGCCCTACCGCGCGCTGCCGCCCGGCATGGTGGAAGTGGCCGAGGTCTTCGCCTACACCTGCCCGCACTGCGCGCACTTCTCGCCGATGCTGGAAGCCTGGGCCAAGCAGCTGCCCGCGCATGCCCGGCTGGTGCTGGTGCCTGGCGTGTTCAGCCGTGACGACCCGTGGTCGCGGGTGTTCTTCGCCGCGCAGGCCGCCAAGTCGTTGCAGGTCCTGCACCCGCGCCTGTTCGCCGCCGTCCACGAGACCGGCGAACTGCCGCGCAATGCCGATGCCGGCCAGATCCTCGCCTTCGCCGGCGGGGTCCAGGGCAGCAATGCCGCGGCACTGAAAGCGGCGATGGCGGACGACGCCGCGCTGCTGCCCAAGCTGAAGCAGGCCTACGATTTCGGCGTGCGCAGCCAGCTCGAGGGAACGCCATCGCTGGTGATCGCCGGCCGTTACCTGGTCCTCGGCAACAGTTACGAAAGCCTGCTGGCCAATGCGCGTGCGGTCGTCGACGCGCTGGCACCGAAGAAAAAGCCGGCCCCCCCGCGGGCCGCACCGGCGGCCAAACCCGCCGCCCCCCGATCCTGA
- a CDS encoding thiol:disulfide interchange protein DsbA/DsbL yields MTALRHALLLLVLLPLAACKNDAPAPVAAGDAAPAATQAATKAASAEDPQRAAQAAAAVQAAAEAAAKAPPPVEGTDYVTIPNGQPFDTAPGRIEVVEFFGYVCPFCAAVQPQVSAMKSKLPPDVHFVYVPAAFGAMWDNYAKAYYAAEAMGLVDKTHDAMFRAIHIDQTLKGERGMDKPEDIAAFYANYGANPGQFLNSMQSFAVATKMNRARQYMTEAFANGDQMGTPAFVVAGKYRVKGKSVDDMFRIINQLIVAERSKLAASAPAAAPSPVATDAPQG; encoded by the coding sequence ATGACCGCATTGCGCCACGCCCTGCTCCTGCTCGTCCTGCTGCCGCTGGCCGCCTGCAAGAACGACGCGCCCGCGCCGGTCGCGGCCGGCGACGCCGCCCCGGCGGCTACGCAGGCCGCCACCAAGGCCGCCAGCGCCGAGGATCCGCAGCGCGCCGCACAGGCCGCAGCGGCGGTGCAGGCCGCGGCCGAGGCTGCCGCCAAGGCACCGCCGCCGGTGGAAGGCACCGACTACGTGACCATTCCCAACGGCCAGCCGTTCGACACCGCGCCTGGCCGCATCGAGGTGGTCGAGTTCTTCGGCTACGTCTGCCCGTTCTGCGCCGCCGTGCAGCCGCAGGTCTCGGCGATGAAGTCCAAGCTGCCGCCGGACGTGCATTTCGTCTACGTGCCGGCCGCGTTCGGCGCGATGTGGGACAACTACGCCAAGGCCTACTACGCCGCCGAAGCGATGGGGCTGGTGGACAAGACCCACGACGCGATGTTCCGGGCCATCCATATCGACCAGACCCTGAAGGGCGAGCGCGGCATGGACAAGCCGGAGGACATCGCCGCGTTCTACGCCAACTATGGCGCCAACCCCGGGCAGTTCCTCAACAGCATGCAGAGCTTCGCGGTGGCCACCAAGATGAACCGCGCCCGCCAGTACATGACCGAAGCCTTCGCCAATGGCGACCAGATGGGCACCCCGGCCTTCGTGGTCGCCGGCAAGTACCGGGTCAAGGGCAAGAGCGTGGACGACATGTTCCGCATCATCAACCAGCTGATCGTCGCCGAGCGCTCCAAGCTCGCCGCCTCGGCACCCGCGGCGGCGCCCAGCCCTGTGGCGACGGACGCGCCGCAGGGCTGA
- a CDS encoding endonuclease/exonuclease/phosphatase family protein, with the protein MDKRRLRLLSANIQAGSSTRGYGDYVARSWSHVLPAGNKRGALDTIAELAGRHDIVGLQEADPGSLRSGFTNQTHYLAERAGFAYWSHQPNRSVAGVASSANGLLSKLEPRLVEDHPLPGRVKGRGVLTATFGDGRDALTVAVAHLSLGSQSRRSQIDFIADILAGLPHAVLMGDFNCDPEQPEMQQLYRKTRLQPPDRCVPTFPSWRPQRAIDHMLVTPALALATMQALPAAQSDHLALSVELDVPETALR; encoded by the coding sequence ATGGACAAACGCCGGCTGCGCCTGCTGAGCGCCAATATCCAGGCCGGCTCCAGCACGCGCGGCTACGGCGACTACGTCGCGCGCAGCTGGTCGCACGTGCTGCCGGCCGGCAACAAGCGCGGCGCACTGGACACCATCGCCGAACTGGCCGGCCGCCATGACATCGTCGGCCTGCAGGAGGCCGATCCCGGCAGCCTGCGCTCCGGGTTCACCAACCAGACCCATTACCTGGCCGAACGCGCCGGCTTCGCCTACTGGAGCCACCAGCCCAACCGCAGCGTGGCCGGCGTGGCTTCCAGCGCCAATGGCCTGCTCAGCAAGCTGGAGCCGCGGCTGGTCGAGGACCACCCATTGCCGGGCAGGGTCAAGGGCCGCGGCGTGCTCACCGCCACCTTCGGCGACGGCCGCGACGCGCTGACCGTGGCGGTGGCCCATCTCTCGCTGGGTAGCCAGTCGCGGCGCTCGCAGATCGACTTCATCGCCGACATCCTCGCCGGCCTGCCGCACGCAGTGCTGATGGGCGACTTCAACTGCGATCCGGAGCAGCCGGAGATGCAGCAGCTGTATCGCAAGACCCGGCTGCAGCCGCCCGACCGCTGCGTGCCCACCTTCCCCTCATGGCGCCCCCAGCGCGCCATCGACCACATGCTGGTGACGCCGGCGCTGGCACTGGCCACCATGCAGGCGCTGCCCGCCGCGCAGTCCGACCACCTGGCGCTGTCGGTGGAACTGGACGTACCGGAAACGGCGCTGCGCTGA
- a CDS encoding sulfite exporter TauE/SafE family protein, whose product MSFLLLYLALGACAGVLAGLLGIGGGLVLVGALAWLLPTQGVPVDAAMHAALASSLASIVLTAASSARAHHRRGSVLWPTVGWMVPGVLLGGWLGSRFAITLDGNVLRWCVAAYCWIVAAQMLLVQPKSGGDAALVPRGPGYTLAGGGIGIVSAIVGIGGGSLTVPLLVWRGVVPVQAVGTSSACGIFIGLGSALGYALQAPAGALPLAGAVGYVYLPAAIGVALASVLAAPYGTRLAHALSGPALKRVFAVFLLVVGSAFAYSAT is encoded by the coding sequence ATGTCGTTCCTGCTTCTCTATCTGGCGCTGGGCGCGTGTGCCGGCGTGCTGGCCGGGCTGCTGGGCATCGGCGGCGGGCTGGTGCTGGTGGGTGCACTGGCATGGCTGCTGCCCACCCAAGGCGTGCCGGTGGACGCGGCGATGCACGCGGCGCTGGCCAGTTCGCTGGCCAGCATCGTGCTGACCGCGGCCTCATCGGCGCGCGCGCATCACCGCCGCGGCAGCGTGCTGTGGCCGACGGTGGGCTGGATGGTGCCCGGCGTGCTGCTGGGCGGCTGGCTGGGCAGCCGCTTCGCGATCACATTGGATGGCAACGTGCTGCGCTGGTGCGTGGCGGCGTACTGCTGGATCGTGGCGGCGCAGATGCTGCTGGTGCAGCCGAAATCCGGCGGCGATGCCGCGCTGGTGCCCCGTGGCCCCGGCTACACGCTGGCAGGTGGCGGGATCGGCATCGTGTCGGCCATCGTCGGCATCGGCGGTGGCAGCCTGACCGTGCCGCTGCTGGTGTGGCGCGGGGTGGTGCCGGTGCAGGCGGTGGGCACTTCGTCTGCCTGCGGCATCTTCATCGGCCTGGGTAGCGCGCTGGGTTACGCATTGCAGGCGCCGGCAGGCGCGCTTCCGCTGGCGGGCGCGGTGGGCTATGTCTATCTGCCGGCGGCGATCGGCGTGGCGCTGGCGTCTGTGCTGGCGGCGCCTTACGGCACCCGGCTCGCGCATGCGCTCAGCGGGCCCGCGCTGAAGCGGGTGTTCGCGGTCTTCCTGCTGGTGGTCGGCAGCGCGTTCGCGTACAGCGCAACCTAG
- a CDS encoding lytic transglycosylase domain-containing protein: MHKIAPSLLLLSSLVAGITTVHAQSPTPRPAPLLQPAPVRIAPPDPALRAAFDTAAGSSGLDDLALAGFSSQPLAGWLEYVALRGRMDTLPLARGNAFLAAHRGEPVAAAFRNDWLSALARRNEWQAFLDQWDAGIDGAALRCLRLQALMAVNRADTQWTADAQALWRSSGRSLPAQCDPPFALLAAQGGLTDALRWERFDRAAADAQGGVMRAIAAGLPSADAALALQYAAYLDAPEAAVDAWPKTARSRLVASTALAKLAKTDPARAEMLLPGVAKALAFGEDDNARVLYQVALWSVASYLPDSARRLANVPASAYDDSLHEWRVREALSRSDWAAALAAIKRMPDAQRNDSRWLYFAARTSELTGDVAAAKSLYAQAARKPDFHGFLAADRLDQPYALCPWLPAPTPALKQAVARDPNIVRAVQLFQLDRRGWAAREWNAALARFSDEQRRLAVEVAQDNGWFDRGVFGLVNVDGKRFPEEQHLYRLRFPLHHDATIRREAARNGLDPAWVAAEIRAESVFDPSARSSADARGLMQVVPATGAAIAAKIGQPWNGADTLFDPDANIAIGTAYLRQLMDRYGGKPYQVIAGYNAGPTPLNRWVSQRPTMDPDFWIETISYKETREYVARVLSFSTIYDWRMDGSALRLGDRMQGLTNGPRKAFACPVEPAAVAPLAPAPAKPGKRRR, from the coding sequence ATGCACAAGATCGCGCCCTCGCTGCTGCTGTTGTCGTCGCTGGTTGCCGGCATCACCACCGTCCACGCGCAGTCGCCCACGCCGCGCCCGGCGCCGCTGCTGCAACCGGCCCCGGTGCGGATCGCGCCGCCCGATCCGGCACTGCGCGCCGCCTTCGACACCGCCGCCGGCAGCAGCGGGTTGGATGATCTGGCACTGGCGGGTTTTTCCAGCCAGCCGCTGGCCGGCTGGCTGGAGTACGTCGCCCTGCGCGGGCGCATGGATACGCTGCCGCTGGCGCGCGGCAATGCCTTCCTGGCGGCGCATCGGGGCGAGCCGGTGGCCGCGGCCTTCCGCAACGACTGGCTCAGCGCGCTGGCCCGCCGCAACGAATGGCAGGCTTTCCTGGACCAGTGGGATGCCGGCATCGACGGCGCCGCGCTGCGCTGCCTGCGCCTGCAGGCGTTGATGGCGGTCAATCGCGCGGATACGCAATGGACTGCCGACGCGCAGGCGCTATGGCGCAGCAGCGGCCGTTCGCTGCCGGCGCAATGCGACCCGCCGTTCGCGCTGCTGGCCGCGCAAGGCGGCCTGACGGATGCGCTGCGCTGGGAACGCTTCGACCGTGCCGCCGCCGACGCACAGGGCGGCGTGATGCGCGCGATTGCCGCCGGCCTGCCGTCGGCCGATGCGGCTCTGGCGCTGCAGTACGCGGCCTATCTGGATGCGCCGGAGGCCGCCGTGGACGCGTGGCCGAAAACCGCTCGCAGCCGGCTGGTGGCATCGACCGCGCTGGCCAAGCTGGCGAAGACCGACCCGGCTCGCGCCGAAATGCTGTTGCCGGGCGTAGCGAAGGCCCTGGCGTTCGGGGAGGACGACAACGCCCGCGTGCTCTACCAGGTCGCGCTGTGGTCGGTGGCGTCCTACCTGCCGGATTCCGCGCGCCGCCTCGCCAACGTCCCGGCGTCGGCCTATGACGACAGCCTGCACGAGTGGCGGGTGCGCGAGGCGCTCTCGCGTAGCGATTGGGCTGCCGCGCTGGCCGCGATCAAGCGCATGCCGGACGCGCAGCGTAACGATTCACGCTGGTTGTATTTCGCCGCCCGCACCAGCGAACTGACCGGCGACGTGGCCGCTGCCAAGTCGCTGTACGCGCAGGCCGCGCGCAAGCCCGACTTCCACGGCTTCCTCGCCGCCGACCGCCTCGACCAGCCGTACGCGCTATGCCCGTGGCTGCCCGCGCCGACGCCGGCGCTGAAGCAAGCGGTGGCCCGCGATCCGAACATCGTCCGCGCAGTGCAGCTGTTCCAGCTCGACCGCAGGGGCTGGGCCGCGCGCGAGTGGAACGCCGCGCTGGCGCGCTTCAGCGACGAACAGCGGCGGCTGGCGGTAGAGGTGGCGCAGGACAACGGCTGGTTCGACCGCGGCGTGTTCGGGCTGGTCAACGTCGATGGCAAGCGCTTTCCGGAAGAGCAGCACCTGTACCGGCTGCGCTTCCCGCTGCACCACGACGCAACGATCCGCCGCGAAGCCGCGCGCAACGGCCTCGACCCGGCGTGGGTGGCGGCTGAGATCCGCGCCGAAAGCGTGTTCGACCCCAGCGCCCGCTCCAGCGCAGACGCGCGCGGCCTGATGCAGGTCGTCCCGGCCACCGGCGCGGCGATCGCCGCGAAGATCGGCCAGCCCTGGAACGGCGCCGACACGCTGTTCGATCCCGACGCCAACATCGCCATCGGCACCGCCTACCTGCGCCAGCTGATGGACCGCTACGGCGGCAAGCCCTACCAGGTGATCGCCGGTTACAACGCCGGACCCACCCCGCTCAACCGCTGGGTTTCGCAGCGCCCGACGATGGACCCGGACTTCTGGATCGAGACCATCAGCTACAAGGAAACCCGCGAATACGTGGCGCGCGTCCTCAGCTTCAGCACGATCTACGACTGGCGCATGGACGGCAGCGCGCTGCGCCTGGGCGATCGCATGCAGGGGCTCACCAACGGCCCGCGCAAGGCGTTCGCCTGCCCGGTCGAGCCCGCGGCGGTCGCGCCGCTGGCGCCTGCGCCAGCGAAGCCCGGCAAGCGACGCAGGTAG
- a CDS encoding multifunctional CCA addition/repair protein, which produces MKTYLVGGAVRDALLGLPAGDRDFVVVGASVQQMLDAGYRQVGRDFPVFLHPETGEEHALARTERKSGRGYTGFVVHADPSVTLEDDLRRRDFTINAIARAGDGTLVDPFGGARDIEARVLRHVGDAFVEDPLRVLRAARFMARFAPLGFTVAPETLALMRQMVASGELAELVPERVWQELAKALRAAAPGAFLRTLREADALRAVLPEVDALYGVPQRAEYHPEIDTGLHCELVCDMAARLAPGDDLVGYAALCHDLGKALTPADVLPKHLMHEQRGVAPAIAMSQRLKVPNEHRELAVACCREHLNVHRIAELRAATVHELIARCDGFRKPARIDQLATVCEADARGRAGRGEANYPQADTLRRLHAAAMAVRGADIAAQGVIGPAFGEALRKARIAAIAAARQPSD; this is translated from the coding sequence GTGAAGACCTACCTCGTCGGCGGCGCCGTGCGCGACGCGCTGCTTGGCCTGCCTGCAGGCGACCGCGACTTCGTGGTGGTCGGCGCCAGCGTGCAGCAGATGCTGGATGCCGGCTACCGGCAGGTGGGCCGCGACTTCCCGGTCTTTCTGCATCCCGAAACCGGCGAGGAACACGCGCTGGCACGCACCGAGCGCAAGTCCGGGCGCGGCTACACCGGCTTCGTGGTGCATGCCGACCCGTCGGTGACGCTGGAGGACGACCTGCGTCGCCGGGACTTCACCATCAACGCCATCGCCCGCGCCGGCGACGGCACGCTGGTCGATCCGTTCGGCGGCGCGCGCGACATCGAAGCGCGCGTGCTGCGCCATGTCGGCGACGCCTTCGTCGAGGATCCCCTGCGGGTGCTGCGCGCTGCGCGCTTCATGGCGCGCTTCGCGCCGCTGGGTTTCACCGTCGCCCCGGAAACGCTGGCGCTGATGCGGCAGATGGTCGCCAGCGGCGAGCTGGCCGAACTGGTGCCGGAGCGTGTCTGGCAGGAGCTGGCAAAGGCGCTGCGCGCCGCCGCCCCCGGCGCCTTCCTGCGCACCCTGCGCGAGGCCGACGCCCTGCGCGCGGTGCTGCCGGAAGTCGATGCGCTGTACGGCGTGCCGCAGCGCGCGGAGTACCACCCGGAAATCGATACAGGCCTGCACTGCGAGCTGGTCTGCGACATGGCCGCCCGCCTCGCGCCGGGGGACGACCTGGTCGGCTACGCCGCGCTGTGCCACGACCTCGGCAAGGCGCTCACCCCCGCGGACGTGCTTCCGAAGCACCTGATGCACGAGCAGCGTGGGGTCGCCCCCGCAATCGCCATGAGCCAGCGCCTGAAAGTGCCGAACGAACACCGCGAGCTGGCGGTGGCCTGCTGCCGCGAACACCTCAATGTCCATCGCATCGCCGAGCTGAGAGCCGCGACAGTGCACGAACTGATCGCCCGCTGCGACGGCTTCCGCAAGCCGGCCCGCATCGACCAGCTCGCCACCGTCTGCGAAGCCGACGCGCGCGGCCGTGCCGGCAGGGGCGAAGCCAACTATCCGCAGGCCGACACGCTGCGTCGCCTGCACGCAGCGGCCATGGCGGTGCGCGGTGCGGATATCGCCGCGCAGGGCGTCATCGGCCCGGCGTTCGGTGAGGCGCTGCGCAAGGCGCGGATCGCGGCGATTGCCGCCGCCCGCCAGCCCTCGGACTGA
- a CDS encoding VanZ family protein produces the protein MLAIAIVVIGSLLPGKDLPPLPVSDKLEHFAAYAALAAGAVQLFARRLSWGFICLLLVLMGIGLEYLQASMKLGRMLDRNDALANTLGVLIGLATAFTPLRDFLLRFDRRH, from the coding sequence ATGCTGGCGATCGCCATCGTGGTGATCGGTTCGCTGCTGCCTGGCAAGGACCTGCCGCCGCTGCCGGTCAGCGACAAGCTGGAACATTTCGCCGCCTACGCGGCGCTGGCGGCGGGCGCGGTGCAGCTGTTCGCGCGGCGGCTGTCGTGGGGCTTCATCTGCCTGCTGCTGGTATTGATGGGGATCGGTCTGGAGTACCTGCAGGCGTCGATGAAGCTGGGCCGGATGCTCGACCGCAACGATGCGCTGGCCAATACGCTTGGCGTCCTGATCGGGCTGGCCACCGCATTCACCCCGCTGCGCGATTTTCTGCTGCGCTTCGATCGGCGCCACTGA